The Microplitis mediator isolate UGA2020A chromosome 8, iyMicMedi2.1, whole genome shotgun sequence genome has a window encoding:
- the LOC130673578 gene encoding protein phosphatase 1 regulatory subunit 14B, which yields MEGVGGVLTAERSPARANLHVAFTEKGEVKEKREKFLTAKYGSHQMSLIRKRLAVEMWLFDELQKLYESVSDNGKSREVEVDIDELLDMDSDDHRRTFLQELLVDAKKPHDVKKFINDLLEKAKTL from the exons atggaagGAGTTGGAGGTGTTTTAACAGCAGAGCGTAGCCCGGCTCGTGCTAATTTGCACGTGGCTTTCACAGAAAAAGGTGAAGTTAAAGAAAAACGTGAGAAATTTCTCACAGCTAAATATGGTTCACATCAGATGTCTTTAATTAGAAAAAGACTTGCCGTTGAGATGTGGCTCTTTGATGAACTTCAAAAGCTCTATGAATCAgtg aGTGATAATGGAAAAAGTCGAGAAGTCGAAGTTGATATTGATGAGTTATTAGATATGGATAGTGATGATCATAGACGAACTTTTTTACAA gaactgttgGTCGATGCTAAAAAACCCCATGATGtaaag aaatttataaacgATTTGCTAGAGAAGGCAAAAACACTCTGA
- the LOC130673572 gene encoding peroxisomal membrane protein PEX13, producing the protein MNQRPNTSTFNQFKSGPGSIPSGGVAPGANGPPPVPPRATANYGGYRPYMSTPVMGYGGYGYGNSFPYSQYSHGYGSYPYGSSYPGLGPSGDVENRLIQFAEESTRPAFQSIQSIIQTFSSITMMLESTFMAMSSSFRAILSVAENVGKVRSMFGQLLSTFALIRFAKWLYKYIAYKLGLSATDPNDESLWQKTVLEAATGDKKGPMTWPILLFFSLLAAIPYLVHKLVNSASASRSSADNPQAWFELNEPVYWATAIYDFNAASAEEMSLKAGQKVWLAPQSLQPKNLPGWSRATDKSRVGLIPSNYINVVAQVTKRSDTDNSAPASVSTSSSTSTLTSSLSANNIMEESFNDAAAAIDCNNEDKFLADSPITNIDKFSIETSADVSKADKSSIENSTNPSSDEKTSESCKDTSTDTFKQ; encoded by the exons atgaatCAACGACCCAACACATCAACTTTCAATCAATTTAAATCAGGACCAGGTTCTATACCCAG cgGAGGAGTTGCACCTGGTGCTAATGGACCGCCACCGGTACCTCCAAGAGCGACAGCAAATTATGGAGGCTATCGCCCTTACATGAGCACTCCAGTCATGGGTTATGGAGGTTACGGCTATGGAAACAGTTTCCCTTACAGCCAATACTCACATGGCTACGGGTCGTATCCTTACGGTTCAAGTTATCCTGGACTGGGTCCAAGCGGTGACGTGGAAAATAGACTGATCCAATTTGCTGAAGAAAGCACGAGGCCGGCATTCCAGTCAATCCAGTCAATAATCCAGACATTTTCCTCAATCACGATGATGCTGGAGTCGACTTTCATGGCGATGTCTAGTTCATTCCGTGCTATTTTGAGTGTAGCTGAAAATGTAGGGAAAGTGAGGTCGATGTTTGGACAATTGTTGAGTACATTCGCGCTTATCAGATTCGCTAAATGGTTATATAAGTACATAGCATACAAATTAG GATTATCAGCTACGGATCCAAATGACGAAAGTCTGTGGCAAAAGACTGTGCTCGAGGCGGCAACTGGAGATAAGAAGGGTCCCATGACTTGGCCAATCCTATTATTCTTCAGTCTTCTGGCAGCTATTCCTTACCTGGTTCACAAGCTAGTGAACAGCGCCAGCGCATCGCGATCTTCGGCAGACAATCCGCAAGCATGGTTCGAATTAAATGAGCCCGTGTACTGGGCCACGGCGATTTATGACTTCAACGCAGCTTCCGCTGAAGAAATGAGCCTGAAAGCTGGACAAAAAGTTTGGCTCGCTCCTCAATCTCTGCAACCGAAAAATTTACCCGGTTGGTCTAGAGCCACTGACAAGAGCCGCGTTGGTTTGATACCTTCCAATTATATAAATGTCGTTGCGCAAGTGACTAAAAGAAGTGACACCGATAATTCTGCTCCTGCTTCTGTGTCTACTTCTTCCTCAACTTCTACTTTAACGAGCTCTTTGAGTGCGAATAATATAATGGAAGAAAGTTTCAACGACGCTGCTGCTGCTATTGATTGTAATAATGAGGATAAATTTTTAGCAGACAGTCCCATCACGAATATTGATAAATTCTCAATAGAAACTTCTGCAGATGTCAGTAAGGCTGATAAATcttcgatagaaaattcaacaAATCCCAGTAGTGATGAGAAAACTTCAGAGAGTTGTAAAGATACCAGCACAGATACTTTTAAacaataa
- the LOC130673579 gene encoding cytochrome c oxidase subunit 5B, mitochondrial-like, whose translation MASLCRNAVFKLCSRSFSKAPVCCKYDKWQMPDPMDLATGLEKRELLAYQAGNDDPFMMKGKVRGPGTKDEPNEIPSAFDSRIVGCVCEEDSTSILWMWLHAGIPRRCKCGHWFKLVKKTPI comes from the exons ATGGCCTCATTGTGCAGAAACGCAGTATTCAAATTATGTAGCCGTTCGTTTTCCAAAGCTCCAGTGTGCTGCAAATACGACAAATGGC aAATGCCCGACCCTATGGATTTGGCGACTGGTCTAGAGAAACGAGAACTTCTAGCTTATCAAGCCGGAAACGAT GATCCTTTCATGATGAAAGGTAAAGTCCGGGGTCCTGGTACTAAAGATGAACCAAACGAAATTCCAAGTGCATTCGACAGTCGTATCGTCGGCTGCGTCTGCGAGGAAGATTCCACTAGTATACTCTGGATGTGGCTGCACGCCGGGATACCAAGGCGCTGTAAATGTGGACACTGGTTCAAACTTGTTAAGAAAACTCCtatttaa